A genome region from Brassica oleracea var. oleracea cultivar TO1000 chromosome C2, BOL, whole genome shotgun sequence includes the following:
- the LOC106323540 gene encoding putative F-box/LRR-repeat protein At1g56400 — MDTSDQADRISNLPDVLLVLIISCLSFRWRSVYLETRNVSFKETDFLSPSRSRFEKEVKNLVLDFSNPAWRTFQDVNLDELVVEIPQSVYDLATLDSLKVGACKKFDSEKLSNLGKLKTVSFR; from the exons ATGGATACGAGTGATCAAGCAGACAGAATATCAAATCTACCGGATGTTCTTTTGGTCCTCATCATTTCATGCTTGTCTTTC CGGTGGAGATCTGTCTACCTTGAGACGAGGAATGTTTCTTTCAAGGAAACCGACTTCTTGAGCCCTTCT CGTTCGCGGTTCGAAAAAGAGGTCAAGAACTTGGTTCTTGATTTCTCAAACCCGGCGTGGAGAACCTTTCAAGATGTAAACCTTGATGAGTTGGTTGTTGAAATCCCACAAAGCGTCTATGATCTAGCGACTCTTGATTCGTTGAAAGTTGGCGCGTGCAAGAAGTTTGACTCCGAAAAACTATCAAACCTAGGGAAGCTAAAAACCGTTTCTTTCAGATAG
- the LOC106322701 gene encoding uncharacterized protein LOC106322701 produces the protein MALNVSKVVPRSPILAKRASVSRSQSVLLTFPSIKGSSKEELQGLCCTKPLTFVTSRRSSSTVCFLGKSQDTETKPHQDCLDLPNSKTVQKEGEKEVMLRSKSNSSQVLVEYVSNDAKFVNERARSDFVLLSRGIVRLDARARQDVAILGSGFLKLDARAREDTEKIDRDVKRKAERLHHIATILKNIAQSKLKNAADKHWSDGALEADLRRADFRAKQRAMEDALMALEFIKNIHDMMVQKMVDSLVTSETGTTDRISLEKNGKALEFFLGEVSSDSISAIEEAYKSMASALSEADGIDYTDPEELELLVTTLIDLDAMDGKSSASLLAECSSSPDVNTRKALANALAAAPSMWTLGNAGMGALQRLAEDSNPAIAAAASRAISALKKQWEVEEGDALSFTNPNDDEDGDSDHDEI, from the exons ATGGCTCTTAACGTGAGCAAAGTGGTCCCTAGGAGTCCCATTTTAGCGAAGAGGGCTAGTGTCTCAAGATCTCAAAGCGTTCTGTTAACGTTTCCCTCCATAAAGGGTTCGTCTAAAGAAGAATTACAAGGCCTCTGTTGTACAAAGCCTCTCACTTTTGTTACTTCTCGTAGATCTTCATCTACAGTGTGTTTTCTTGGCAAGTCTCAAGACACGGAAACTAAACCTCATCAGGATTGTCTTGATTTACCCAA CTCAAAAACTGTTCAAAAAGAAGGTGAGAAGGAAGTGATGCTAAGGAGTAAAAGCAACTCAAGCCAGGTTCTGGTGGAGTATGTGTCTAATGATGCCAAGTTTGTTAATGAAAGAGCTCGTAGTGACTTTGTTCTTCTTTCTCG TGGCATTGTGAGACTTGATGCTCGTGCACGTCAGGACGTTGCAATTCTTGGGTCGGGGTTCCTTAAACTGGATG CTCGGGCAAGAGAAGATACAGAGAAAATTGATCGGGATGTCAAGAGAAAGGCCGAGCGCCTTCATCATATTGCTACT ATATTAAAAAACATAGCCCAGTCTAAGTTGAAAAATGCTGCTGATAAGCATTGGAGTGACGGCGCCTTAGAG GCTGATCTAAGGCGAGCGGACTTCCGCGCTAAACAACGGGCAATGGAAGATGCTTTAATGGCTTTAGAG TTTATCAAGAACATTCATGATATGATGGTGCAAAAAATGGTTGATAGCTT GGTAACATCCGAAACTGGTACCACGGACCGCATATCGCTTGAGAAGAATGGAAAAGCTCTAGAGTTTTTCCTAGGGGAAGTTTCATCTGATAGCATATCTGCTATTGAG GAAGCTTACAAGAGTATGGCATCAGCTCTCTCAGAAGCCGATGGAATTGACTACACTGATCCTGAAGAG CTTGAACTGTTAGTAACTACTCTGATCGACCTCGATGCAATGGATGGTAAAAGTAGTGCATCACTATTGGCTGAATGCTCTAGCTCTCCAGACGTCAATACAAG GAAAGCATTGGCTAATGCCTTAGCAGCTGCGCCATCGATGTGGACGTTGGGAAATGCAGGCATGGGAGCGTTACAG AGACTAGCGGAAGACAGTAACCCGGCGATTGCAGCAGCTGCTTCCAGAGCGATCAGTGCGCTGAAGAAGCAATGGGAAGTCGAAGAAGGTGACGCACTTAGCTTTACGAACCCAAATGATGATGAAGATGGAGACAGTGACCATGACGAAATCTGA
- the LOC106326603 gene encoding putative F-box/LRR-repeat protein At5g54820 produces the protein MDSSDQADRISNLPDVLLVLIVSCLSFKECVQTCALSKRWRSVYLETRNVSFKETDFFSPSVNANPIRNALGRIVFVDYVRRWVARIYDQPIDTFEISISYPKTYLDVIESLIAFAVRKRVKNLVLDFSNPAWRTFHDVNLDELVVEIPQSVYDLATLESLKVGACKKFDPAKLSNLEKLKTVSFGWMELTDPEPLLKTSRVESLTINDCWELDFNTIKGNMREVAIINCDFLLNCIFDLPRVDILKYSGDLFPFEFDNMNTIISEVDFDFRVLDNNNDESNDSNAEGGMLCHLLNNLLDYGGRSATTLTVCPFLLKMIPRSEHPHFLRPMETKHLVLKTELHPREFNGIRLLLMNCPKLETLTIDLLPPSPIATASSYAGIDPQTYWMQNIPYECQRETLKAVIVKNFIGGAKELHIVKFFIRSGCKRLERVELYMPFDLDNGRKVFAYAKSEMLQEISKHLQVVVHNS, from the exons ATGGATTCGAGTGATCAAGCAGACAGAATATCAAATCTACCAGATGTTCTTTTGGTCCTCATAGTTTCATGCTTGTCATTCAAGGAATGTGTTCAAACATGTGCCCTCTCCAAGCGATGGAGATCTGTCTACCTTGAGACGAGGAATGTTTCTTTCAAGGAAACCGACTTCTTTAGCCCTTCTGTCAACGCAAATCCCATAAGAAATGCTTTGGGTAGGATTGTGTTCGTTGATTACGTGCGTCGTTGGGTCGCTAGAATCTATGACCAACCCATCGACACGTTCGAGATCTCTATCTCGTATCCAAAGACTTACTTGGATGTGATCGAGTCACTGATAGCGTTCGCGGTCCGAAAAAGGGTCAAGAACTTGGTTCTTGATTTCTCAAACCCGGCATGGAGAACCTTTCACGATGTAAACCTTGATGAGTTGGTTGTTGAAATCCCACAAAGCGTCTATGATCTAGCGACTCTTGAGTCGTTGAAAGTTGGCGCGTGCAAGAAGTTTGACCCTGCAAAATTATCAAACCTAGAGAAGCTCAAAACCGTCTCTTTCGGCTGGATGGAACTGACAGATCCTGAACCTTTGCTAAAGACTTCAAGGGTTGAGAGTTTAACTATCAATGACTGCTGGGAACTTGATTTCAATACGATAAAAGGGAATATGAGAGAAGTTGCAATCATAAACTGCGACTTTCTCCTTAACTGCATCTTTGACCTCCCTAGAGTTGACATACTCAAGTACTCGGGAGATCTTTTCCCCTTCGAATTCGATAACATGAATACCATAATAAGCGAAGTTGATTTTGATTTTCGGGTGTTGGACAATAACAATGATGAATCAAACGATTCCAACGCAGAAGGAGGAATGCTTTGTCATCTCCTTAATAATCTCCTTGATTATGGTGGTCGATCTGCTACGACCTTAACGGTTTGTCCGTTTCTACTCAAG ATGATTCCAAGATCTGAGCATCCACATTTTCTTCGCCCGATGGAAACAAAACATTTAGTGCTGAAGACGGAATTGCATCCGAGAGAGTTTAATGGAATTAGGCTTCTTCTCATGAATTGCCCAAAATTGGAAACACTCACAATAGATTTGCTTCCTCCAAGCCCCATTGCG ACGGCTTCATCGTATGCTGGAATCGATCCACAGACATACTGGATGCAAAACATACCATATGAGTGCCAGAGAGAAACTCTAAAAGCAGTTATAGTGAAAAACTTCATTGGTGGCGCAAAGGAGCTGCACATAGTGAAGTTTTTTATTCGATCTGGATGTAAGCGACTGGAAAGAGTTGAGCTATACATGCCGTTTGATTTGGACAACGGTCGAAAGGTGTTTGCATATGCCAAATCTGAAATGTTGCAGGAAATTTCAAAGCATCTTCAAGTTGTGGTGCACAATTCTTGA
- the LOC106325600 gene encoding psbQ-like protein 3, chloroplastic, translated as MALSKPPPQHFSPFNNPNPHLETAASTLTFSTDSSRRIRRDVLLSVSGTIIPQLFLLDLKRSSSASAADLFSFLALQPEPVRTVEMAKEGLRENGENIKKIKEIMIENKRWKEGGTELRRTASNMKQDLYLIIQAKPPKDRPLLRSFYSSLFSTITKLDYAARDGDATKVMEYYKSIAAIIDNIFTRI; from the exons ATGGCACTCTCAAAGCCACCACCACAACATTTTAGTCCCTTTAACAATCCAAATCCTCATCTAGAAACTGCGGCTTCTACCTTGACATTCTCTACTGATTCATCAAGAAGAATACGAAGAGACGTTCTTCTCTCAGTCTCAGGAACAATAATCCCTCAACTGTTTCTCCTTGACCTCAAACGCTCTTCCTCCGCAAGTGCTGCTGACCTTTTCAGCTTCCTGGCACTACAACCCGAGCCTGTACGCACTGTCGAGATGGCTAAG GAAGGATTAAGAGAAAATGGGGAAAATATAAAAAAGATAAAAGAGATAATGATAGAAAATAAGAGGTGGAAAGAAGGAGGGACAGAGTTAAGAAGAACTGCATCAAACATGAAACAAGATTTGTATTTAATCATCCAAGCAAAGCCTCCCAAGGATAGACCTCTTCTTAGGTCGTTCTATTCATCTCTGTTCAGTACTATCACCAAG CTGGATTATGCAGCAAGAGATGGGGATGCAACTAAAGTAATGGAGTACTACAAGAGTATTGCTGCAATAATCGATAATATTTTTACTCGAATTTAA
- the LOC106323541 gene encoding transcriptional activator protein Pur-alpha-like produces MRWRWLRRGGGYGEDGGGKREGLYRGGDGGGGGGGGGGCGDGGCVGGGGSCGEVVVVEKVAVMGKAVVEDVKLDTEEVVVVVVEVVVDTAVEEVVVVEKVVVEDVSMDTRGKYRVTVEVLTREEEEVVYPVKMEGVKSYEPEISFLPN; encoded by the exons GTGGAGGTGGTTGCGGAGAGGTGGTGGTTATGGAGAAGACGGTGGTGGAAAACGTGAAGGTTTATACCGTGGAGGTGATGGTGGAGGAGGAGGAGGAGGAGGTGGCGGTTGCGGTGATGGTGGTTGCGTTGGAGGAGGTGGCAGTTGCGGTGAGGTTGTGGTTGTGGAGAAGGTTGCGGTTATGGGGAAGGCGGTGGTGGAAGACGTGAAGTTGGATACTGAGGAGGTGGTTGTGGTGGTAGTAGAGGTGGTGGTGGACACTGCAGTGGAGGAGGTGGTGGTTGTGGAGAAGGTGGTGGTGGAAGACGTAAGCATGGATACAAGAGGTAAATACAGAGTGACGGTGGAGGTACTTACTCGAGAGGAGGAGGAGGTGGTGTATCCGGTGAAAATGGAAGGCGTGAAG TCATATGAACCAGAGATCTCATTCCTCCCTAACTAG